A genomic region of Danio aesculapii chromosome 21, fDanAes4.1, whole genome shotgun sequence contains the following coding sequences:
- the cryba1b gene encoding crystallin, beta A1b: protein MALTNPMSMPMGPWKITVYDQEHFQGRRCEFTACCQNIMEFGMETVRSLKVECGAWVGFEHSTFNGQQFILEKGDYPCWEAWSGSNAYRIERLISFRPIYSAMHSDSRMMLFDCENMTGKQWEVCNDYPSLQGMGWCNNEVGSFQVMSGAFVCYQYPGYRGYQYLMECDCHGGEYRHYREYGCHAQTPQIQSIRRIQH, encoded by the exons ATGGCTCTGACAAACCCTATGTCAATGCCCATGGGACCATGGAAG ATCACCGTTTATGACCAAGAGCATTTCCAGGGCAGGCGTTGTGAATTCACAGCCTGCTGCCAGAACATCATGGAGTTCGGCATGGAGACCGTTCGCTCCCTGAAAGTGGAGTGTGGCGC TTGGGTTGGTTTTGAGCACTCCACCTTCAACGGTCAGCAGTTTATCCTGGAGAAGGGAGATTATCCCTGCTGGGAGGCCTGGAGCGGCAGCAACGCCTATCGCATCGAGAGACTCATTTCCTTCCGGCCCATTTATTCTGCT ATGCACAGTGACTCCCGCATGATGCTTTTCGACTGTGAGAACATGACTGGAAAGCAGTGGGAGGTGTGCAATGACTACCCTTCCCTGCAGGGTATGGGATGGTGCAACAATGAGGTCGGCTCCTTCCAGGTCATGAGTGGCGC TTTTGTATGCTACCAGTATCCTGGTTACCGTGGTTACCAGTACCTGATGGAGTGCGACTGCCACGGAGGCGAGTACAGGCACTACAGGGAATACGGCTGCCACGCTCAGACCCCTCAGATCCAGTCTATCCGCAGGATCCAGCACTGA